The genomic stretch tttttttgctactgtCAGGATCAGCTAAAATGATCCTTTTTTTATGCATATGTCACAGCAGTGGCCCTCAGATGATGGATACTTGAATGCAGAGTGGGGTAGGCCTATTTGCTAATTAGGTTTCCATAGTGCCACATGAAGGCAGCCGCAGTTGGAAGTGCAGCTGTGTTGTGTCTCCCGGGCTCTGACAGGGCTGTAATCTCTGGACTAACAATATCAGACACCCTGTGAAGATGTGTTAGCATTCAAAGTGTTTGAAGTGTTTATGCAACAGAGAGCAAATCGTAGCATGCGGGGTTCGATGCCGACATTTTACTGAACAAACAAGAAACGGctaaaatgcttttgtttcGTTAAATGATCTATCTTTGGTGATTGAGCGATATTATTCCAGGCAGAAAATAGACAAGATTTGTGCAGTGGTGTCAATGCCGGTGTGTTTCGGattcaggatatttttaaatgtgtcatctGTTCTCATCATCTAAGCTCCTTTCAGGTGGATATGCACCTCTTCTACATAATCATTTATGGTAATTAATATTCAGCTTTTAGTCAAAGGCCTGAAACGGTGTATTACAGCTGGTTCTCCCTTTTACCTCTTTCTCACAGTTTGAACACCTCTCCAACATCccagatgttgtgttttttctgcatcAGCTCTACACTGTGATACATAATTAGCAGTGTTTTGCTTTCTTGTATTTCTCTGTAGAATTCATTCATGCTCTTGGCACCATGGTGCCGTTCCTTCGGCTCCGCTGGGAGATTGCTGGATGGATTGAACACTCCACCTTACCTCTTTCCTCCATTTTAAACACccaatttctttctttcatgaGATGGATCTTGTAGATTGAATCATTTTCACAGTCGGGAGGCTCACTGTAGGcctgaaatgaaatgaactcCCAAATCAATTTCAAATGGGGAACAACAAGTGAGCTCTCCCCTGCATAGCTGGAATTGGTTTtgttattgaaaatgaaatgaagtgttttgtttttatttttcgcCCTTTTATTGCAGATTACAGCCTTGTTCTTTTTTCCTGCTATGATTTCCATCAATCTAGGTTAATTTAGGcgccttttctttttatgtcagTAATTCCATAAAAGTGTCACTCTGAAAGGTGGCGGTAATTTCTACCAggtgatttattgtttttaaatggggCGCCTTTTCCACCTTTCCTTTGTCGCTAGGAGTTAAGCAGCCATGAAATTGCCAGAATAATAGTGTTTAAATCCAATCTTAGTTTGTATGTCAGCTTTTTCTCACACAATTCAATCAGCAGTGCTCTTGGtgattgctctttttttctatctgCATCAACTTTTTCTTCACAGTTTAGGCTCCAAGCTTTTACAGTAGAATCAGTTCAGGCTCATAAAAGCATAAGTGGAACAAAATCTAATTTGCAGGAAGTGAACTCGGGAAGCTTGAATGTTTACAAAGTTACTGAGAACAAAAAGCGACTGTGTGGATCAACTAGGAAGACTTTTATACTGCTGAAATAATCATCTTAGATATTATGAACTACTCTTATGATAAGGTGTGTTTCAATCTTTggaaaaaaagctacaaaaacaattgtgtttttgatttttttgttgcagttacTACAATCAGCTTCCGCTTGGCTCCTCCTGCTGTGGTTTAAGGGCTAAATGTCATCAAACAAATTTCATTGGAGCCATTTTAGTAAAATTAGGTTCTCCCCCTCTCCTGATGCCAATTCCTGTCTTTTGATTTCCCAGGGTAAACTAATTTTGGGTTGAACTAAGTCTGAATAAATTTCATTAGGCACTGATCAAACAGTGCTGGAGGTGTTTCCTTCCTTAAAACGAGTTTATAGGACGAGTTGATGAGTTTTTTTCGATGGAAAggaaaaagcaacagaaaatacaatatttctctGGGCTGCTTTTAGGCTAATcacttctttctgtcttctttcttctcAGGCGAGCCAGCCTCCATGATTTCTCGGTACCCGTCTCCTGCAGAGTTGGATGCTTTTGCCCAGAGGACCGCCAACAGCCCACTGTCCATCAAAATCTTTCCGTCTGACGTCCGGGTGCCACAACATAAACAGCTTAACAAAACAGTCAATGGCTTGGACACCACAGGCACACGCTGTAGCCCGTTCTCAGGAGGCCCCCAGGGATTGTTGGCCGTCATCAAAGCCTCCGTGGTAGTCAAAGGTGTGGTGAAAAACTCGGAGGGCAGGAGGACTAAACACGCAAACACCCAGACCTCTGTGGTGCCGTATAATAATCCTCTGAACAATGGCTACACAGTCAGACACGGGCACAAGGCCTATCATATAAGCTCATGTAAGCCCCATGATGTTCCCATCGAGACACTTTGTTCTAGCACAGGGATGGCCTCCAGAGATCAGAGCCGGGCCCCCCAGGTTGAGCTGGCGGAGGTTCAAAGCCTGATGAGGCAGATGAGCAGAGTTCCCCACAGCCAGGCCCTGCAGCTGGGGGAGAGGCTCGAGCCAGCCCCTCTCTGCAGGCTGTGGCCGCGGTGGCACATTCAGACTCAGACTTTGCCCTGGGAGTGCCGCCCCAGAGCAGTCTCGCTTTTACAGGGGCCGTGCTACCGACACAGAGTGCAGACGTAGCCAAAGCTGGGTACTTGGAGAAAGGAGACTACACAATGTGGCAGCATAAACATCAgattcagctgcagcagcagcagcagcagcagcagcagtcctATCAGCAGGGAGCAGTGAGGATGTACAGTGTGAGTAACAGTGCTCAGAGGCACAGAGCCGTAGAGGCCGGGGTTGGCCAGTCTCCTGAAACCTGCCTCCCTTTGCCGTGCTCCTCGCAGCTGTCGCATAGGCCTCATCAGGAGCGAGGCAGCGGCTCTTCTCTGAACTGCGCCGCCATGCAGGGGGAGTTCTCCGTCGGACAGTACTTCGCTCCGCTCTGGGACAGCGTTGTGGCCACCCCTAACAGCGACTGTTATCCTTCTCAGGGCCCTAGAGACCTGGGACtcccccatccccatccccatccccatctcCATCCCCATCCAAGCCGCCATCAACCCTTCCACCCACAGAGACACCAGCCGCAGCTCCACCTGCATCTCCCTCCTCATACCCAGGCCTACAGTACAGACCAAAACCTCTGTTGTGGGCTGCCTAGTTCCAGCATGTGCCACGCTGCAGTACTTAGCAGCAGCCTGCAGTCTCTGGAGTGCCTCATCAGTGAGATCCAACCTCCCTGCATCAAAGAGTGCATGCTGGGCCGTGGGTACGAAGCCATGGGGATGCCTCAGCTACTGgagcaccaccagcagcagacCCACATCCAGCTACCCGTCTACAGATAAGAAACAGCGTGATGCCACGAAGCGGGGAAGCAGAAGTGACGAACCTTTTATAGACGATAGAAGTGTGTCAGTTTAGACATCTATGAGAATGAGACAGGCCTTTTTTAGTTTGTGCATGTACTTTATTTGTAGAaggctttgtgtttttgagcTTGAAAGGTGAACGATAATCATGACTTAAGATACAGGTTCATCTTAtggacttgttttatttttatatcttaaaTGGCCATCAAATATGCCTGCTGTTCCTCATTTTAATGCTGATGCTGAGCACCTAATCAATCAATTTTCCattgcattaaaacaaatactgtatattttgcAGGTGATTCCTCAGTAAGCCTAGAAAGAAAGTAAACCCACTGAACTGAAATAATCTTGTTACCCTTCTGAAACATTTCCTTGAATCTAAAAAGGTTAATTGGTAACAGTTCTTTGtgaatatgttatatatttttaacataaatgGCTTCTTATTTGAACATTCCTTAATTATTAACTGAACTTTTAGTTGCCTGCTGCTTCATTGTGTTGATTATTTCGTCCACTTTTCAGTGACTCCTGAATTAACAGACTAAAGCGGTAACTCAGCTTCTGCAATATGATTCAAATTTCCTGGCTGCCATTTGAGGAAAATTTTGGTCATTTGTATACAAACGTGAatagatttgttttgtaaagCAGCCATAGAGAAAGTTATGTAATCTAACATCTTGATTGATTTAAAGTAGGCTTGCTCAGCACAACGTATTAGGACTGTTGCATATCCAAATCAACACCGCGGCAAATCAGGCCAAGCTAGATGTGCCCTTTGGTTGTATTtttgttgaccttttttttttttattttaagattgtTGCTTGGACATTTTGTCTTGAATGAAATAATCTCTGGAAAGTTGTGACACTGTTACATAATgcctgagtatatatatatatgagtgcCATGTTGGAGAGCAGGCCACCTTAATCATTTACATTATCTTCTTTGTAGGGCTATATTATCTCTGATGGTGTGAGACGTATGACTGAGTaggtctctgtgtgtctgcactggttatgtgatattatttatttatgtcagcCTAATGAGTTATATGGCAAGCTGTCTCTATAATTATAAAGTGCAATTATTATATATGAACAGGTGAGCGCTCTCTGTGAAGTATGTTGCTGAAATaactacattttgaaatgtatgaCCCTAATCCCTGTACCCTTTTTTGCCTCTTCTTAATAAGGATTGTCGAGTAAATGAAATTTTCTAAACCCCAGCACATAGTTTGTGTTATTACATATCATCTGCCAGACGTGCAGCTGAAAAGACgcttttattatattcatgaaTGATCTAGTTGTGGAAAGATGAGACATTTTTCGGTTTTTATTGCAAAGGGATTTAAGGCTTAACCACCTGGCAAGTCTCTCATAGATCTCATATTATAAAGATCTTTCTTTTCACTGGAGGATCTCTCGTTTATAATGTGATGGAAATCAA from Anoplopoma fimbria isolate UVic2021 breed Golden Eagle Sablefish chromosome 14, Afim_UVic_2022, whole genome shotgun sequence encodes the following:
- the LOC129102579 gene encoding LOW QUALITY PROTEIN: protein FAM222A-like (The sequence of the model RefSeq protein was modified relative to this genomic sequence to represent the inferred CDS: inserted 1 base in 1 codon), translated to MLACIQRRQNLSLQNLAWTPKSLDVPPPPLLLAVPPLQPCTLKGEPASMISRYPSPAELDAFAQRTANSPLSIKIFPSDVRVPQHKQLNKTVNGLDTTGTRCSPFSGGPQGLLAVIKASVVVKGVVKNSEGRRTKHANTQTSVVPYNNPLNNGYTVRHGHKAYHISSCKPHDVPIETLCSSTGMASRDQSRAPQVELAEVQSLMRQMSRVPHSQALQXGGEARASPSLQAVAAVAHSDSDFALGVPPQSSLAFTGAVLPTQSADVAKAGYLEKGDYTMWQHKHQIQLQQQQQQQQQSYQQGAVRMYSVSNSAQRHRAVEAGVGQSPETCLPLPCSSQLSHRPHQERGSGSSLNCAAMQGEFSVGQYFAPLWDSVVATPNSDCYPSQGPRDLGLPHPHPHPHLHPHPSRHQPFHPQRHQPQLHLHLPPHTQAYSTDQNLCCGLPSSSMCHAAVLSSSLQSLECLISEIQPPCIKECMLGRGYEAMGMPQLLEHHQQQTHIQLPVYR